A genomic segment from Flammeovirga pectinis encodes:
- a CDS encoding UbiA family prenyltransferase, with the protein MSNLKNTITLLRIPFSIYLMPIYFFALSQTSVLSTNKSIWVFLILHVLIYPASNGYNSYMDKDTESIGGLEKPPMSTKQLYWVTLGLDIIGLCTSLLLVNTVFTGLLLVYIVMSRAYSSKLIRLKKYPILGFLTVFIFQGFWTFWMVFEGVQSGNLHFFSSFLPYAAIASSFMIGGAYPLSQIYQHKQDAESGDKSMSMLLGIKGTFYFGTVMFAIAGLLLYYYFKETTFAHFYVFVISLFPLIVWFNLWMAKTLKNRSAANFKNLMRMNNTSALCMNGCYILLTVLNHTDLFQL; encoded by the coding sequence ATGAGCAACCTTAAAAATACAATTACTCTTCTTCGTATTCCATTCTCAATCTATTTGATGCCAATTTACTTTTTTGCATTAAGTCAAACTAGTGTACTTAGCACTAATAAATCAATTTGGGTATTCCTTATTTTACATGTTTTAATATACCCTGCCAGTAATGGATACAATAGTTATATGGATAAGGACACTGAAAGTATTGGAGGTTTAGAAAAGCCACCAATGAGTACAAAACAATTGTATTGGGTGACATTAGGATTGGATATAATAGGTTTATGTACCTCTCTTCTGTTAGTAAACACAGTATTTACAGGTTTATTACTTGTCTATATAGTAATGTCAAGGGCTTACAGTTCTAAACTGATTAGGTTAAAAAAATACCCGATTTTAGGTTTCCTTACTGTATTTATATTTCAAGGGTTTTGGACTTTTTGGATGGTTTTTGAGGGTGTTCAATCAGGGAATCTACATTTCTTCTCTAGCTTTCTTCCTTATGCTGCAATTGCTTCTAGTTTTATGATAGGAGGAGCCTATCCATTATCGCAGATATATCAGCATAAACAAGACGCAGAAAGTGGAGATAAAAGTATGAGTATGCTTTTAGGTATAAAAGGAACTTTCTATTTCGGGACAGTCATGTTTGCCATAGCTGGTTTACTACTTTACTATTATTTTAAAGAAACAACATTTGCACATTTTTACGTTTTTGTCATTTCACTTTTTCCGTTAATTGTATGGTTTAATTTGTGGATGGCTAAAACATTGAAAAACAGAAGTGCGGCAAATTTTAAAAATCTAATGAGAATGAATAACACCTCTGCTTTATGTATGAATGGTTGTTACATACTCCTTACGGTTTTAAACCATACTGATCTTTTTCAGTTATAA
- a CDS encoding type III polyketide synthase produces MTYIQNIATSSPKNKHSQSDLLAFMQSSTREGMHRQRKLLNIIYKNSGIDYRHSVIPDLYKYFLNTTVPNVEDRMDLFEKEALPLSLEAIDKCITKEQLSKITHIITVSCTGISAPGLEIDIISALGLSNKIVRTAVNFMGCYAAFHGLRIADQICKSDENAEVLLVDVELCSIHFQNEFDDDNILANSLFADGAAAVHLSAERNKNSKFELIGFDSRLALSGKAEMAWKITPLGFKMKLSNYVADIIRDDIKGLLDDVIEERNLDRNKLNWAFHPGGVKILNTIAAAIGVDKSELQTSYDILKENGNMSSVTVLFVLKSLIDKKTKGPIFSAGFGPGLTMEAMTLNQF; encoded by the coding sequence ATGACATACATACAAAATATAGCTACCTCGTCTCCAAAAAATAAACATTCACAGAGTGATTTATTGGCATTTATGCAGTCAAGTACTAGAGAAGGTATGCACAGGCAGCGAAAGTTATTGAATATTATATATAAAAATAGTGGAATAGATTATAGACATTCTGTAATTCCAGATTTATATAAATATTTCCTTAACACAACAGTACCTAATGTAGAAGATAGAATGGATCTTTTTGAAAAAGAAGCATTACCATTGTCATTAGAAGCAATAGACAAGTGTATTACAAAAGAACAATTAAGTAAGATAACACACATTATTACTGTTTCTTGTACAGGAATATCTGCACCTGGTTTAGAGATAGATATTATTTCGGCATTGGGTTTATCTAATAAAATAGTAAGAACAGCAGTAAATTTTATGGGCTGTTATGCTGCATTCCATGGTTTAAGAATTGCAGACCAAATATGTAAATCAGATGAGAACGCTGAAGTGCTATTGGTAGATGTTGAATTATGTTCAATTCATTTTCAGAATGAGTTTGATGATGATAATATTTTAGCCAATTCTTTATTTGCAGATGGTGCCGCCGCAGTGCATTTATCAGCAGAGAGAAATAAGAATTCTAAGTTTGAACTTATTGGGTTTGATTCAAGATTAGCTTTGTCGGGTAAAGCTGAAATGGCGTGGAAAATAACTCCTCTTGGCTTTAAAATGAAGTTAAGTAATTATGTTGCTGATATTATAAGAGATGATATTAAAGGCTTACTTGATGATGTAATTGAGGAAAGAAACTTAGATAGGAATAAGTTAAATTGGGCTTTTCATCCCGGAGGTGTAAAAATATTAAATACAATTGCTGCAGCTATTGGGGTTGATAAAAGTGAATTACAAACGTCTTACGATATTCTTAAAGAAAATGGTAACATGTCTTCTGTAACAGTACTTTTTGTGTTAAAATCTTTGATAGATAAGAAAACTAAAGGGCCCATCTTTTCTGCTGGTTTTGGACCTGGATTAACAATGGAAGCTATGACATTAAATCAATTTTAA
- a CDS encoding methyltransferase domain-containing protein: MDLGQRSNQLELLDKDDIPASDLYKNLNELHTINSLLGGYEVVLKGLSKLLKDDSRVYRILDIGSGGGDTLKEIYKRFGSKYKLELIGVDLKTECIDYARKNVEGLPIKFIRSDYRDIINGGDQFDIIITNLFCHHLVDKDLIFLFSWMKRNAAVGCVINDLHRHSLAYYSIKWLTTFFSKSYLVKNDACLSVARGFSLKEIEYYLEAAMVRSYSIEWKWAFRWLIIIENE; this comes from the coding sequence ATGGATTTAGGACAAAGGAGCAACCAATTAGAATTATTGGATAAAGATGATATTCCTGCATCAGATTTATATAAAAATTTAAATGAATTACATACTATCAACTCATTATTGGGTGGTTATGAAGTTGTTTTAAAAGGTTTATCAAAATTATTAAAAGACGATAGCCGAGTTTACAGAATTCTTGATATTGGTTCTGGAGGTGGTGATACTTTAAAAGAGATTTATAAACGATTTGGATCAAAATATAAATTAGAATTAATAGGAGTTGACCTAAAGACAGAATGCATTGATTATGCTCGTAAAAATGTTGAAGGTTTACCTATCAAATTTATTCGTTCAGATTATAGAGATATTATTAATGGTGGAGATCAATTTGATATCATTATTACAAACTTGTTTTGCCACCACTTAGTTGATAAAGATCTGATATTTTTATTTAGTTGGATGAAAAGGAATGCTGCTGTAGGTTGTGTTATAAACGATCTTCACAGACATAGTTTAGCCTATTATAGTATTAAATGGCTTACTACATTTTTTTCTAAATCATATTTAGTAAAAAACGATGCGTGTTTGTCTGTAGCTAGAGGTTTTTCTCTTAAAGAAATTGAATATTATTTAGAAGCTGCCATGGTTAGGAGTTACTCTATTGAATGGAAGTGGGCTTTTCGTTGGTTAATTATAATAGAAAATGAATAA
- a CDS encoding NAD(P)/FAD-dependent oxidoreductase, with protein MNNSFDVIVIGGGLGGLTLSIQLAELGWKVQLIEQKSYPMHRVCGEYVAEEAWGFLTRIGINTASLHLPIIDKLKVSAVNGEYLTANLTSGGRGISRFLLDDLLYQKAIEKGVKVITNTKVLGVQQISKNWDVETKDTIFKAKAVIGAFGKRSNLDKFFRRKYLEENLTNTRLKNFVGVKYHLKGELASDIIELHNFSGGYCGISKVENDIICMCFLAKGSYLKEAHSLEEMEQKYLSENPFLNKYLKYERVWDKPLSIAKVDFSQKSISENTIPMLGDAAGIIAPLCGNGMTMAMQASVFLTPLMDSYLKEEISWEQMTDIYHKTWQTTFGKRLFTGRVIQRFFGNSLTTNLLIKFLNNSSYLTKTLIKSTHGEVF; from the coding sequence ATGAATAATTCTTTTGATGTCATAGTAATTGGTGGTGGCCTAGGCGGCTTAACTTTAAGTATTCAATTAGCAGAATTGGGTTGGAAAGTTCAGTTAATTGAACAAAAAAGTTATCCAATGCATAGAGTATGTGGAGAATACGTTGCAGAAGAAGCTTGGGGTTTTCTTACTAGAATTGGTATAAATACAGCTTCACTTCATTTACCAATAATTGATAAATTGAAAGTGAGTGCAGTAAATGGTGAGTATTTAACTGCTAACTTAACTTCTGGAGGAAGAGGAATAAGTCGTTTTTTATTAGATGATCTACTTTATCAGAAAGCAATAGAGAAAGGGGTTAAAGTAATTACGAATACGAAAGTGTTAGGTGTTCAACAAATTTCGAAAAATTGGGATGTAGAAACAAAAGACACTATTTTTAAAGCTAAAGCAGTTATTGGTGCTTTTGGTAAAAGATCAAACCTAGATAAGTTTTTTAGGAGAAAATATCTAGAAGAAAATTTAACGAATACACGCTTAAAGAACTTTGTTGGAGTAAAGTATCACTTAAAAGGTGAACTAGCATCTGATATTATAGAATTGCATAATTTTTCTGGTGGATACTGTGGAATATCAAAAGTAGAAAATGATATTATCTGTATGTGTTTCTTAGCAAAGGGAAGTTACCTAAAAGAGGCACATTCACTAGAAGAGATGGAACAAAAGTATCTTTCTGAAAATCCATTTCTAAATAAATACCTCAAGTATGAAAGGGTATGGGATAAACCATTAAGTATCGCTAAAGTAGATTTCTCTCAAAAATCTATTTCAGAAAATACAATTCCAATGTTAGGAGATGCCGCAGGTATAATTGCTCCACTTTGTGGTAATGGTATGACAATGGCAATGCAAGCGTCTGTTTTCTTAACACCTTTAATGGATAGTTATTTAAAAGAAGAAATTTCTTGGGAACAGATGACAGATATTTATCATAAAACGTGGCAAACAACTTTTGGCAAAAGACTATTTACAGGACGAGTAATTCAACGATTTTTTGGTAATTCTCTTACCACAAACCTATTGATTAAGTTTTTGAATAATTCTTCTTATTTAACTAAAACATTAATTAAGAGTACTCACGGGGAGGTTTTCTAA
- a CDS encoding sulfatase-like hydrolase/transferase, giving the protein MMLQLTNTKYIVPLVVISLSCLFGFSTLDDTIPNNKRNKPNVIVIICDDLGYQDVGFNGCKDIPTPNIDKIANNGVKFTNAYVSYSVCGPSRAGFITGRYQQRFGFERNPQYKTEDPNMGLPKTERTIATTLKEVDYHSGIIGKWHLGAHKSNHPLNRGFDEFYGHLGGGHAYFPELLTIKNSYGADLEEPDSYKTWIMKNHTPVKTDKYLTDAFSDQATDFIKRNGKSEDPFFLYLSYNAPHSPLQASEKYLKRFENIKDKKRKTYAAMVSAVDVGIGQVLEELKKQGIAENTIIYFLSDNGGPETKNASNNGVLKAGKGSVYEGGFRVPFAMCWPGTIKANQTFNKAISSLDIFATAVALSSAPIEKDKPLDGVNLIPFVTGKDNGYPHEVIYLRKFDQEKYAVRYQDYKLIRNLADNKDVYELYNLSADISETKNIKNELPDKVQQIEDLRISWDAELIDPVFMGLIHSDYWMRMQEKKKKKKKKNLK; this is encoded by the coding sequence ATGATGCTTCAATTAACCAATACAAAATATATTGTTCCGTTAGTAGTAATCTCGTTAAGTTGCCTTTTTGGTTTCTCAACTTTAGATGATACTATACCAAATAACAAAAGAAACAAGCCTAATGTTATTGTTATTATATGCGATGATTTAGGGTATCAAGATGTTGGCTTTAATGGTTGTAAAGATATACCTACTCCAAATATAGATAAGATTGCAAACAATGGTGTAAAATTTACAAATGCTTATGTATCGTATTCTGTATGTGGACCATCAAGAGCTGGTTTTATTACAGGTAGATATCAGCAGCGTTTTGGCTTTGAAAGAAACCCTCAATATAAAACAGAGGACCCAAATATGGGATTACCTAAAACGGAAAGAACTATTGCGACTACACTTAAGGAAGTTGACTACCATTCAGGTATAATTGGTAAGTGGCATTTAGGTGCACACAAAAGTAACCATCCGTTAAATCGAGGTTTTGATGAATTTTACGGTCACCTTGGTGGAGGGCATGCTTATTTTCCTGAGTTATTAACGATCAAAAATAGTTATGGAGCTGATTTAGAAGAACCGGATAGTTATAAAACATGGATTATGAAAAATCATACACCTGTTAAAACAGATAAATATCTTACTGATGCGTTCTCTGATCAAGCTACTGATTTTATTAAAAGAAATGGAAAATCAGAAGACCCTTTCTTTTTGTATTTATCTTACAACGCTCCACACTCACCATTACAAGCATCAGAAAAATACTTAAAACGTTTTGAAAACATAAAGGACAAGAAACGTAAAACGTATGCTGCAATGGTAAGTGCTGTAGATGTTGGAATTGGACAGGTTTTAGAAGAATTAAAAAAACAAGGTATTGCAGAAAACACAATCATCTATTTCTTATCTGATAATGGAGGACCAGAAACAAAAAATGCATCTAATAATGGTGTTTTAAAAGCAGGTAAAGGTTCTGTATACGAAGGTGGTTTTAGAGTACCTTTTGCAATGTGCTGGCCAGGAACTATTAAAGCAAATCAGACATTTAATAAAGCCATTAGTTCTCTTGATATATTTGCAACTGCAGTGGCTTTATCAAGTGCACCAATTGAAAAAGATAAACCTTTAGACGGCGTTAATCTTATACCTTTTGTAACAGGAAAAGACAATGGTTATCCTCATGAAGTTATTTACCTTAGAAAGTTTGATCAAGAAAAATATGCAGTTAGATATCAGGATTATAAATTAATTAGAAATCTAGCGGATAACAAAGATGTCTATGAACTCTATAATCTGTCAGCAGATATAAGTGAAACAAAGAATATAAAAAACGAACTCCCAGATAAGGTACAACAAATTGAAGATTTAAGAATTTCTTGGGATGCAGAACTAATCGACCCCGTATTTATGGGTTTAATACACTCAGATTATTGGATGAGAATGCAAGAGAAGAAAAAGAAGAAAAAGAAGAAAAATTTAAAATAG
- a CDS encoding sulfatase-like hydrolase/transferase, translating into MKRITIILFIALLNGSLAIGQSTFYVSSEGNDTNAGTLNQPYATITKAITTAAENDIIHLSGTLTENNIAITKSLTFTGDNASTSIVQAQESKPSNTLEEAILNNRIFTITQKNIEVKFQLLTLRYGNIVGTYNEDQEKYNFAGGAAIYNNNNTSTVVIEYCNFIDNYAYGQGGALTAKGPLTIKNSAFINNVGFHFGGAIYSNGNTNDVSIENSLFTGNESVSMNGSAFVMSVGNLNLNNNTIVDNYAVGNRKVEGIELKSSSAVDQSVTITNNIIYNPTKRYGDNDGGLDILVNNALNVTAHHNIISATDDENLIDDTNVAISSLDDLAFGALTVDETTGLIYLPIYDISIALDKGDPVTGTDYDAFNTDRKTNEIPDLGAFEFGQDVVLPPSIKTGAYQNYAENSGYLKIDIIAIDAVTYTITGGDDKELFSVNSEGHLSFINPPSLDQVKDKNTDGVYEVDVTVEGANSGEITQRFYLAITHAELNVVMIVLDDLNDYIGIMGGNMQTKTPNIDKLADAGILFTNAHSNAPLCDPSRASFLSGILPSTSNHFGTGASNFKSNETLINSKLLSEYFQENGYTTYKTGKITHSASGENKFGYDFYLENTHDYGPVAFNGKSGVQHPDNTLEMGKEGGSLDGTFGPLSNIPNVPYVSDVLLGFNGWYSTTLKEKFEYTSDEERSKMPDEKSVEWIEQQIKQLDEKDSKNPFMMSVGLIRPHSPFTVPDKYFEQFPLEDIEIPASIWNDLDDTSNKDGRGQSIFNALENQYTDRQEGIRRYLQGYLASIAFADEMVGRVVDAVENSQYAENTVIVLFSDHGYNMGEKDYAWKNNLWEHATRVPLIIKSPLHKSTAGQKSHQPVSLVDVYPTLKDLCYLTGDNKKNEKGADLDGHSVKPFLANPIDGTWTGDEVALTSVGNWYFRYKDFHNYALKSKRFRYISNYEQGAELYDHNFDKNEWFNVIDEPAYAEVKEAMEKKLNDILYKNLESVDELSDFSNVIDRHNFGPSTLQWGNSVTADPSLIEREAEGEAYITYEMNDIHSFSVDFWNTLNGRDLEDNGKIVCLYSTDQVEWDTLVMKQFVGNYTWGNNLVTFSSNASLPEEMKYLKISLEGNGVGFDKGNLGKVRFYNDNNEVSHLGIDAITISVDESIFELEEGQLKPNGPLLPEVSDEFNTTDKFYSRTNNLNFTNDNGTSYRGDKNRMFRSDNNAGSIVYEIKNLEHFKINVWENHKKIANTALDLGLIDHGVNVYVSADNITYTKIETKQASLYTDDIVYESGEIDEWRHTHEFAVIPANAIPNDTKFVKIEMIDTNEENNSGWNLQVGGIHLYAKTSGTSIKSEQTISITAIEDKVISDEAFTIDASTTSGLALTYAIEGPATIEGNKITLTGETGEVKVTVTQAGNTMYEVASKTVTFNVITVDDPAKMDQVITISPIGDQVGVQVIKVSATTTSGLTLSYEVEGPATLNNNTITLSGDAGEVTLTVIQAGNDKYNASSASITFSVSNVDRPLAIEDKWASKYVLYPVPAEHTIYIKGVKSSTPIAVYNVLGQFEYSIISSGRVDVSRLPAGVYIMRINNDESIRFQKK; encoded by the coding sequence ATGAAACGAATTACTATTATTTTATTTATTGCTTTATTAAATGGTTCTCTAGCTATTGGGCAATCTACTTTTTATGTAAGTAGCGAAGGAAATGACACCAATGCAGGAACACTAAACCAACCTTATGCTACAATAACAAAAGCAATAACAACTGCGGCGGAGAATGATATAATTCATTTGAGTGGTACGCTTACAGAAAATAACATTGCTATCACAAAATCATTAACTTTTACAGGTGATAATGCTTCAACATCTATAGTACAGGCTCAAGAAAGTAAACCGTCTAACACTTTAGAAGAAGCTATTCTAAACAATAGAATATTTACTATTACTCAAAAAAATATTGAAGTAAAATTTCAACTTCTAACATTACGTTATGGCAATATTGTTGGTACTTATAATGAGGACCAAGAGAAATATAATTTTGCAGGAGGAGCAGCTATTTATAACAATAACAACACTTCTACAGTAGTTATAGAATACTGTAATTTCATAGACAATTATGCCTATGGTCAAGGTGGTGCATTAACAGCAAAAGGTCCTTTAACTATTAAAAATTCAGCATTTATTAATAATGTGGGTTTTCATTTTGGAGGTGCAATTTATTCTAATGGAAACACGAACGATGTATCTATTGAAAATAGCCTTTTTACAGGAAATGAATCAGTATCTATGAACGGTAGTGCATTTGTTATGTCAGTAGGAAACTTAAATTTGAATAACAATACTATTGTTGATAATTATGCTGTAGGAAATAGAAAAGTGGAAGGTATTGAGCTTAAAAGTAGCTCAGCTGTAGATCAATCTGTTACGATTACGAATAACATAATCTATAACCCAACAAAAAGGTATGGTGATAATGATGGAGGATTAGACATTTTAGTAAACAATGCTTTAAATGTCACTGCTCATCATAACATAATAAGTGCTACAGATGATGAAAATCTAATTGACGATACGAATGTAGCAATTTCAAGTTTAGATGATTTAGCTTTCGGTGCTTTAACAGTGGATGAAACAACAGGCTTAATTTACCTGCCAATTTATGATATTAGTATTGCGTTGGACAAAGGTGATCCTGTTACAGGAACAGATTATGATGCTTTTAATACAGATAGAAAAACCAATGAAATTCCAGATTTAGGAGCGTTTGAATTTGGTCAGGATGTTGTTTTACCTCCTTCAATTAAAACAGGGGCATACCAAAATTATGCTGAGAATAGCGGATACTTAAAAATAGATATTATTGCTATTGATGCAGTAACTTATACAATTACTGGTGGAGACGATAAAGAACTTTTTTCTGTAAATTCAGAAGGTCATCTTTCTTTTATTAACCCACCTTCTTTAGATCAGGTAAAAGATAAGAATACAGATGGAGTTTATGAAGTTGATGTAACAGTAGAAGGAGCAAATTCAGGAGAAATTACTCAACGTTTTTATTTAGCAATTACACATGCAGAATTAAATGTAGTAATGATTGTCTTAGATGATTTAAATGATTACATCGGTATTATGGGTGGTAACATGCAAACAAAAACACCAAATATTGATAAACTTGCAGACGCTGGTATTCTATTTACGAATGCTCATAGTAATGCTCCACTTTGTGACCCATCAAGAGCTAGTTTTTTAAGTGGCATTTTACCTTCTACTTCAAATCATTTTGGAACAGGAGCATCAAATTTTAAAAGTAATGAGACATTAATTAACTCTAAATTACTGTCTGAATATTTCCAAGAAAATGGTTATACTACTTATAAAACAGGTAAAATTACACACAGTGCTTCAGGAGAAAATAAATTCGGCTATGATTTTTATTTAGAAAATACACATGACTACGGACCTGTTGCTTTTAATGGTAAATCTGGTGTTCAACACCCAGATAATACACTAGAAATGGGAAAAGAAGGAGGAAGTTTAGATGGAACATTTGGACCTCTATCAAATATTCCTAATGTCCCTTATGTGTCTGATGTACTTCTTGGTTTTAATGGTTGGTATTCAACTACGTTAAAGGAAAAGTTTGAATATACTTCTGATGAAGAACGTTCAAAAATGCCTGATGAGAAAAGTGTTGAATGGATAGAACAACAAATCAAACAGTTAGATGAAAAAGACAGCAAAAACCCATTTATGATGTCAGTTGGTCTTATTCGTCCGCACTCACCATTTACAGTTCCTGATAAATATTTTGAACAATTTCCATTAGAGGATATTGAAATACCTGCATCAATATGGAACGATCTTGACGATACTTCAAATAAAGATGGTAGAGGACAGTCTATTTTTAATGCCTTAGAAAATCAGTATACAGATAGACAAGAAGGGATAAGACGTTACCTACAAGGTTATTTGGCAAGCATTGCTTTTGCAGACGAAATGGTTGGTAGAGTTGTTGATGCTGTAGAAAATAGTCAGTATGCAGAAAATACAGTTATTGTTCTTTTCTCAGATCATGGGTATAACATGGGAGAGAAGGATTATGCATGGAAAAACAATTTATGGGAACATGCAACAAGAGTTCCTTTAATTATAAAATCACCTCTACATAAAAGTACTGCTGGACAGAAATCTCATCAACCAGTATCTTTAGTAGATGTATATCCAACGTTAAAAGACCTTTGTTATTTGACGGGTGATAATAAGAAAAATGAAAAAGGAGCAGACTTAGATGGCCATAGTGTAAAGCCTTTCTTAGCTAACCCAATTGATGGAACATGGACTGGGGATGAAGTTGCCCTAACAAGTGTAGGTAACTGGTATTTTAGATATAAAGATTTCCATAATTACGCACTTAAATCAAAAAGATTTAGATACATTTCTAACTACGAACAAGGTGCTGAGTTATACGACCATAATTTTGATAAAAATGAATGGTTTAATGTAATTGACGAACCTGCATACGCTGAAGTTAAAGAGGCTATGGAGAAAAAATTAAACGACATTTTATATAAAAATTTAGAAAGTGTAGATGAATTAAGTGATTTTTCTAACGTAATTGATCGTCATAATTTTGGTCCATCTACTTTACAATGGGGTAACTCTGTAACTGCAGACCCTAGTTTAATTGAAAGGGAAGCAGAAGGAGAAGCGTATATTACTTATGAGATGAATGATATACATAGTTTTTCTGTCGATTTTTGGAACACACTAAACGGTAGAGATTTAGAAGATAATGGTAAAATTGTTTGTTTATATTCAACAGATCAAGTTGAATGGGATACTTTAGTAATGAAACAATTTGTAGGTAATTATACTTGGGGAAATAACCTTGTAACATTTAGTTCTAATGCTTCTTTACCAGAAGAGATGAAATATCTTAAAATTTCTTTAGAAGGTAATGGTGTAGGTTTCGATAAAGGTAATCTAGGTAAAGTAAGGTTTTACAATGATAATAATGAGGTGTCACACTTAGGAATTGATGCTATCACTATTTCTGTAGATGAGTCTATTTTTGAATTAGAAGAAGGACAATTAAAACCAAACGGACCCCTTTTACCTGAAGTTTCTGATGAATTTAATACCACAGACAAGTTTTATTCTAGAACAAATAATTTGAATTTCACGAATGACAATGGTACTTCTTACAGAGGTGATAAGAACCGAATGTTCAGAAGTGATAATAATGCAGGAAGTATTGTTTATGAAATAAAAAACTTAGAACATTTTAAAATTAATGTCTGGGAAAATCACAAAAAGATTGCAAACACTGCATTAGATTTAGGCCTTATAGACCATGGAGTTAATGTTTATGTATCAGCAGATAATATTACATATACTAAAATAGAGACAAAACAAGCGTCTTTATATACTGATGACATTGTATATGAAAGTGGTGAAATAGATGAATGGAGACACACACATGAATTTGCTGTTATTCCTGCAAATGCAATTCCTAACGATACAAAGTTTGTGAAAATTGAAATGATTGATACAAATGAAGAAAACAATTCTGGTTGGAATTTACAGGTTGGTGGGATCCATTTATACGCTAAGACTTCTGGAACTTCTATTAAATCAGAACAAACAATATCAATCACAGCTATAGAAGATAAAGTAATTTCTGATGAAGCATTTACTATTGACGCCTCAACAACTTCAGGTCTTGCCTTAACTTATGCAATTGAAGGCCCTGCAACGATTGAAGGAAACAAAATTACATTAACTGGTGAAACAGGTGAAGTAAAAGTTACAGTTACTCAAGCAGGAAATACGATGTATGAAGTAGCGTCAAAAACGGTTACTTTTAATGTAATTACAGTAGATGATCCAGCAAAGATGGATCAAGTAATTACTATTTCACCTATAGGTGATCAAGTTGGTGTGCAAGTAATTAAAGTTTCTGCAACAACAACTTCTGGTTTAACTTTATCTTATGAAGTAGAAGGACCAGCGACGTTAAATAATAATACAATTACTTTATCAGGTGATGCAGGTGAAGTAACACTTACAGTAATACAAGCAGGTAATGATAAATATAATGCTTCTTCTGCAAGTATTACATTCTCTGTTTCAAACGTAGACAGACCATTAGCGATAGAAGATAAATGGGCAAGTAAATATGTGTTGTATCCTGTTCCTGCAGAACATACAATTTATATTAAAGGTGTAAAATCATCTACACCAATTGCAGTATACAATGTACTTGGGCAGTTTGAATATTCTATTATTTCTAGTGGGAGAGTTGATGTTTCGCGTTTACCAGCTGGAGTTTATATAATGAGGATTAATAACGACGAATCTATAAGGTTCCAGAAAAAATAA